TTCTCCTCCGGAACAAATACGGACGATGTATAAAAATGCTTGTAGCAGTCCCTCTCGCATGTTTGAAACTTTGTCCGGTAACTGTTAATCAAAGGCACACCCGCCTTGACCTTAAAGGTGGCCGTAGCATCGTCGCTTTTTTTCAGGTCAAGACGGCCCATGACAACCGGATTGCCTGAACATTCCACGGACTTGTAAAGATAAATTACCGTTGGAAATGTGCGGCGGCATTCGGTTGAGATCAACTTCCCGGTGAACTTATCCTTTTCTCCCCGGGGAACAATTGTCCCGGTTTCTTCTGAAATATAATGATTGACATCATGCCTGATATAGGTGACAGAAGCCACGCTTCCGTTCGGGTCAACCGAGTAAAGGGGTTTTGCACAACCTGGCAACAAAGCTACAAGCATAAACAACATGATGATTTTTCCCATAATCAACATTCCCTTTGCGAAATGGCGTAATTTTTATCAGATAAATTCCCCGGCAGATTCTTTTCAAAAAAACCTGGACCGTCAAATGTTCATCACATAACGATTTTCTCACCGGCACAATGAAACGGGCCCGCCTCGTGGAAACCTGAACGGAAAACGCCCCTGTGTCACCAGTCCGGTTGACCTGGTGTCTGGCCGTCATTTATCGGCGAATGAGAGTTCGGCCGCCATGCCAGCAAAGGTTGCTGCGAAACTGCGGCGAAGCCAGATCTGGACTCGTGGCGAATCGATGACCGCTTTCCGGAACGCATGCGCAAGAAAGCCATAGACAACAAATACGACAAACGTCATGGCCATAAAAACGGCGCTAAGCAGGATAAGCTGGAAGACTGGCGCAGCAGCCCCTGGTTGAACAAACTGCGGAAGAAAAGCCAGGAAGAAGATGGTTAGCTTCGGGTTGAGAATATTTATCAGGAACGCCTTCAAAACAAGATCCGTGGCCTTGCCTGCAGAAGAGCCTGCTTCAACGGCAAGAGCCGACTGGTCCCGCCAGGTGGCAAGGGCAATGTAGCACAGGTATGCAACACCAGCGTACTTCAGGGTTTGAAA
This portion of the Syntrophotalea acetylenica genome encodes:
- a CDS encoding LysE family translocator, with translation MLNLEFLITSFVVVLIPGTGVVFTISTGLSHGRRASVFAALGCTLGILPHLLATVLGLAALMHTSALAFQTLKYAGVAYLCYIALATWRDQSALAVEAGSSAGKATDLVLKAFLINILNPKLTIFFLAFLPQFVQPGAAAPVFQLILLSAVFMAMTFVVFVVYGFLAHAFRKAVIDSPRVQIWLRRSFAATFAGMAAELSFADK